In Thermotomaculum hydrothermale, a single genomic region encodes these proteins:
- a CDS encoding TolC family protein — MGKRKFILIWILIAGVSVFGNENGYLKNYINLIKSNNQKLKALNFEHNSILKSAESEKYLPDPVFTTGIYLQSIETRVGAQKSKFGISQKIPFKGKLKLKMLTKKELAKAVLEKIKQTELDLITSFKKNYYTLSYLNEREKILEQHISLLKDLHSVIMSSYEAGKGNYSSILRIESEIDYLKNSLESVRELKSPVIAKLNELMNRNPEEEIKAISLDEFKILKIGKNEEEKIIKALFSTSPELRSINFKMKAERLNRDLAGKSRYSDFTIGLDWINTSKVNGSSIKDNGKDGLIFKIGMTIPLHRKKYHYQIDASNDRYLKEASEHVNTKNEKATGIKKAFFDYLDGIRKLNLYQNSIIPRAKEALNVLISAYESEAGNYLDVIDAERVLLQFELEVLKSKKDILSAIADIERISGIKDLSNLNNKGGI, encoded by the coding sequence ATGGGCAAAAGAAAATTTATTTTAATCTGGATATTAATTGCAGGGGTTTCCGTTTTTGGAAATGAGAATGGTTATCTAAAAAATTACATTAACCTTATTAAAAGCAATAATCAAAAGTTAAAGGCGTTGAATTTTGAGCACAACTCTATTTTAAAATCTGCAGAATCTGAGAAATACCTGCCTGACCCTGTGTTTACAACAGGAATTTACCTTCAGTCTATTGAAACCAGGGTTGGAGCGCAAAAAAGCAAGTTTGGTATTTCCCAGAAAATTCCCTTTAAGGGAAAGTTGAAATTAAAAATGCTTACCAAGAAGGAACTGGCAAAGGCTGTGTTGGAGAAAATAAAACAAACCGAACTTGATTTAATTACAAGTTTTAAGAAAAACTACTATACACTTTCCTATTTAAACGAAAGGGAAAAGATTCTTGAACAACATATTTCACTTCTTAAAGATTTACATTCTGTAATTATGTCTTCTTATGAAGCAGGGAAGGGGAATTACTCTTCAATATTAAGGATAGAGTCTGAAATAGACTATCTTAAAAACTCCCTTGAAAGCGTAAGAGAGTTAAAATCTCCTGTTATTGCAAAACTTAATGAGCTTATGAATAGAAACCCCGAAGAAGAGATAAAGGCAATATCCCTTGATGAGTTTAAGATATTAAAAATAGGCAAAAACGAAGAAGAGAAGATTATAAAAGCCCTTTTTAGCACAAGCCCTGAGCTTAGAAGTATAAACTTTAAGATGAAGGCTGAAAGGTTAAACAGAGACCTTGCAGGTAAAAGTAGATACTCTGATTTTACAATAGGGCTTGACTGGATTAATACTTCAAAGGTAAACGGAAGCAGTATAAAAGACAACGGCAAAGACGGATTGATTTTTAAGATAGGGATGACAATACCGCTACACAGAAAAAAATACCACTATCAAATTGATGCCTCAAACGACAGGTATTTGAAAGAGGCAAGCGAACATGTAAACACAAAGAACGAAAAAGCCACAGGGATAAAAAAGGCTTTCTTTGACTATTTAGATGGGATAAGAAAACTTAACCTCTATCAAAATTCAATAATCCCCAGAGCCAAGGAGGCTTTAAATGTTTTAATAAGCGCTTATGAAAGTGAGGCTGGAAATTACCTTGATGTGATTGACGCTGAAAGGGTGCTTTTGCAGTTTGAATTAGAAGTTTTAAAAAGCAAAAAAGATATTCTTTCAGCAATTGCTGACATTGAAAGAATTTCAGGAATAAAAGATTTATCAAATTTAAATAATAAGGGAGGAATTTAA
- a CDS encoding efflux RND transporter periplasmic adaptor subunit, translating into MKTLNKNKLIVVVGVVALVVGLLVGKSFGGGVNVEVKQSHKKEVKEDIKYWTCSMHPQIKADKKGLCPICGMELIPVYNSSETKNSGDWELTLSETAIKLMSVETVKVKRGDAYHTLSVFGTISASEEKESVLTSWFGGRIDKLYFEVTGEFLRKGSKIADIYSPEIYKAKKELIEAFASLKKSDKSLNKYTRLRFKAAKKKLKLLGLRDSQIDAVLKRNEPKQHVSVYAEKSGYILKKTATEGIYVKKGAPLYKLATLDKLWVFFDVYESDLIWVKKGETVDFTTDSYPGKVFKGKITFIDPVVNPKTRSVRVRADIDNSEGLLKPDMFVRGTVYSRISAIGLADSGSSEKPLLIPLSAPLITGKRAVVYVEKKKGDFEGREVILGPKTDKGYVVLKGLKEGEKVVVKGNFLIDSELQIRAKRSMMYQGGEAPSTHNHGGMEMEKKAKKSTQLKVSNEFKKSAEFLVEDYLKIQKALSKDNLESAKKIARDALKNIKGIRMEALEAKPHMRWMKIQNAVKSNLEGIGNSKTLSEARSFFKNLSEEIEKASKEFKLNSKTVYKYFCPMAFDNKGAYWLQDKEGTENPYFGSKMFKCGSEVEKLKPIPGGESK; encoded by the coding sequence ATGAAAACCTTAAATAAAAATAAGTTAATTGTTGTTGTGGGAGTGGTTGCTCTTGTTGTCGGGCTTTTAGTGGGTAAAAGTTTTGGCGGTGGAGTGAATGTTGAGGTTAAACAATCGCACAAAAAAGAGGTTAAAGAAGATATAAAATACTGGACTTGCTCAATGCACCCTCAGATAAAAGCAGACAAAAAAGGTCTATGCCCAATATGTGGGATGGAACTTATCCCGGTTTACAATTCCTCAGAAACCAAAAACAGCGGAGACTGGGAGTTAACCTTATCAGAAACAGCTATAAAGTTAATGTCTGTTGAAACTGTAAAAGTAAAAAGAGGAGATGCATACCATACTTTAAGTGTTTTCGGGACAATTTCTGCAAGCGAAGAGAAAGAGTCTGTACTCACCTCATGGTTTGGGGGAAGGATAGACAAACTTTATTTTGAGGTAACTGGAGAGTTTTTGAGAAAGGGTAGCAAGATTGCAGATATATACAGCCCTGAGATTTACAAGGCTAAGAAGGAATTGATTGAGGCATTCGCATCTTTGAAAAAATCGGATAAATCACTGAACAAATATACAAGGTTAAGGTTTAAAGCGGCAAAGAAGAAGTTGAAACTATTAGGCTTGAGAGATTCTCAGATAGATGCAGTTTTGAAGAGAAATGAACCTAAACAGCATGTCTCTGTTTATGCTGAAAAGAGCGGGTATATTTTGAAAAAAACTGCAACCGAAGGGATTTATGTAAAAAAAGGAGCCCCTTTGTATAAGCTTGCCACCTTAGATAAATTGTGGGTGTTTTTTGATGTATACGAATCTGATTTAATCTGGGTGAAAAAGGGTGAAACTGTTGACTTTACAACAGATTCCTATCCCGGCAAGGTATTTAAAGGGAAAATAACCTTTATAGACCCTGTGGTTAATCCAAAAACAAGATCAGTAAGGGTCAGGGCAGACATAGACAACTCAGAAGGGTTGCTAAAGCCTGATATGTTTGTTAGAGGCACAGTTTATTCAAGGATAAGCGCTATAGGATTGGCAGATAGTGGCAGTAGTGAAAAGCCTCTTTTAATCCCCCTTTCAGCACCTTTGATTACAGGTAAAAGAGCAGTTGTTTATGTTGAAAAGAAAAAGGGAGATTTTGAAGGAAGGGAAGTGATTTTAGGTCCGAAAACAGATAAGGGATATGTTGTGTTAAAGGGGTTAAAAGAGGGAGAAAAGGTTGTTGTTAAGGGCAACTTCCTGATAGACAGCGAGTTACAGATAAGGGCAAAGCGCTCAATGATGTATCAAGGTGGAGAAGCCCCATCTACACATAACCACGGTGGCATGGAAATGGAAAAGAAAGCAAAAAAATCTACTCAATTAAAGGTTAGTAATGAATTTAAAAAATCCGCAGAGTTTTTGGTTGAGGATTACTTAAAAATCCAGAAGGCTTTAAGCAAAGACAATCTTGAAAGTGCTAAAAAAATTGCCAGAGATGCCCTTAAAAATATTAAAGGTATAAGAATGGAAGCCCTTGAAGCAAAACCTCATATGAGATGGATGAAGATTCAAAATGCCGTTAAAAGCAATTTAGAAGGTATAGGTAATTCAAAAACCCTGTCAGAAGCAAGGAGTTTTTTTAAAAACTTAAGTGAAGAAATAGAAAAGGCTTCAAAAGAGTTTAAACTAAACAGCAAAACCGTTTACAAATATTTCTGTCCTATGGCTTTTGACAACAAGGGGGCATATTGGTTACAGGATAAAGAGGGAACCGAGAATCCTTATTTTGGAAGCAAAATGTTTAAATGTGGTTCAGAGGTTGAAAAACTTAAACCTATCCCCGGTGGAGAGTCAAAATGA
- a CDS encoding efflux RND transporter permease subunit, which yields MKNEKIEPKGFLEKLIYFSIKNKLVIGIFIAIILFVGAMVSPFDFDIAGIQRDPVPVDAIPDVGENQQIVFTKWPGRSPQDIEDQITYPLTVALLGIPEVKTIRSFSMFGFSTIYVIFKEKADFYWSRSRILEKLNSLPPNTLPEGVKPSLGPDATALGQVFWYTLEGRDNKGNPTGGWDLQELRSIQDWYVRYALLSADGVSEVASVGGYVKEYQIDVDPDALKAYGITLEQVFKAAKMSNLDVGAKSIEINNVEYVIRGIGFIKKIKDIEDTVITVRNNTPIYIKNVANVTIGPAMRRGILDKEGAEVVGGVVVARFGENPLKVIKNIKEKIKEISPGLPSKKLKDGTVSKVTVVPFYDRSGLIYETLGTLKSALTEEIFVTIIVVLLMVMHFRSSLLISGLLPLAVIMTFIAMKVFKVDANIVSLSGIAIAIGTLVDMGIVIVENIIKHLSDPDNNLSFFNKVFVATKEVGGAVLTAVSTTVIGFLPVFAMEGPEGKLFKPLAFTKTFALISAIIIALTIIPPVAHLILKAKVKRKSFQKVINASWIVLGIISFFLFSKFAGIALVFLGIYHLTKDKIAPKYTKYGLYVINGIAAIIVATFLAEHWLPLGAYKGFTLNFLFVVLIIGSILLFFQIFQFFYPSILRWALNNRKLFLLIPVFIILFGALSWLGFEKIFGWLPVSVKRLAPVSYFAHKFPGLGKEFMPPLDEGSYLYMPTTSTHASIGVVKEVLKIQDSNFKKIPEIETAVGKLGRAETPLDPAPISMIETVINYKPEYITDKNGNRLLFKFNPDEVDYYRDENGNPVLAPDGKPYRVQGRFERDKYGKLIPDKDGSPFKLWRPELDPELNPGREYWKGITSPDNIWKEIVEAGTIPGLTSAPKLQPIAARIVMLQSGMRAPMGLKIKGPDLKTIEKVGLEIEKFLKEVPYIDPNTVVADRMIGKPYLEINIDRQAIARYGIPLVKVQNAIETAIGGKTVTTTIEGRERYNVRVQYFRELRNDIDKIGNVLISSPTGAQIPLKQLSKINYVKGPQVIKSEDTFLTGYVIFDKRGDYAEVDVVEQAKRYLKEKIKTGELVIPAGVSYSFAGNYQNQIRAAKKLAIVLPLALFTIFLILYFQFKRVSTTLLVFSGILVAWAGGFILIWFYGQPWFMDFNFLGVNLRDLFQMHHINLSVAIWVGFLALFGIASDDGVIIATYLDQIFEVRKPETVEEIRKATIEAGKKRVRPALMTVATTVIALIPVLTSKGRGSDIMIPMSIPTFGGMIVVVITIFVVPVLYSLIKEISLKRSGKI from the coding sequence ATGAAAAACGAAAAAATAGAACCTAAGGGATTTCTGGAAAAGTTAATATACTTTTCTATAAAAAACAAACTGGTAATAGGCATATTTATAGCAATTATTCTCTTTGTAGGGGCAATGGTTTCACCTTTTGACTTTGATATTGCAGGAATTCAAAGAGACCCTGTTCCTGTTGATGCAATTCCCGATGTAGGGGAAAACCAGCAGATTGTTTTTACAAAATGGCCGGGAAGGTCTCCCCAGGATATTGAAGACCAGATTACATATCCATTGACAGTTGCGTTGCTTGGGATTCCAGAAGTCAAAACAATTAGAAGTTTTTCAATGTTTGGCTTCTCAACCATTTATGTAATTTTCAAAGAAAAAGCTGATTTCTACTGGTCAAGGTCAAGGATACTTGAAAAACTCAACAGTTTACCGCCAAATACCTTGCCTGAAGGGGTAAAGCCTTCTTTAGGGCCTGACGCTACAGCTTTGGGACAGGTTTTCTGGTATACACTTGAAGGGAGAGATAACAAAGGCAACCCAACAGGGGGCTGGGATTTGCAGGAGTTAAGGTCTATTCAGGACTGGTATGTAAGGTATGCTCTTTTATCTGCTGACGGGGTAAGTGAAGTTGCGTCTGTTGGGGGATATGTTAAAGAATACCAGATAGATGTTGACCCTGATGCTTTAAAGGCTTACGGAATAACTCTTGAGCAGGTTTTTAAAGCCGCCAAAATGTCAAACCTTGATGTAGGGGCAAAGTCTATAGAGATAAACAATGTTGAGTATGTTATAAGGGGAATAGGTTTTATTAAAAAAATAAAGGATATTGAGGATACAGTTATAACAGTCAGAAATAACACCCCTATTTACATAAAAAATGTTGCAAATGTAACAATAGGGCCGGCAATGAGAAGAGGAATTCTTGATAAAGAAGGGGCAGAGGTTGTAGGTGGAGTTGTTGTTGCAAGGTTTGGGGAAAATCCTTTAAAGGTAATCAAGAATATAAAGGAAAAGATAAAAGAGATTTCCCCTGGTCTTCCTTCAAAAAAGCTGAAAGACGGAACAGTTAGCAAGGTTACAGTTGTACCCTTTTACGATAGGAGCGGTTTGATTTATGAAACCCTGGGCACCTTAAAATCGGCACTAACAGAAGAAATATTTGTAACAATAATTGTAGTCCTTTTGATGGTAATGCACTTTAGAAGTTCATTGCTTATTTCAGGGTTGTTGCCCCTTGCAGTTATTATGACTTTTATAGCAATGAAGGTATTTAAGGTTGACGCAAACATTGTTTCTCTGTCTGGAATAGCAATAGCCATAGGCACCCTTGTGGATATGGGAATTGTAATTGTGGAGAATATTATCAAGCATTTAAGCGACCCTGACAATAATTTAAGTTTTTTCAATAAAGTGTTTGTTGCAACCAAAGAGGTTGGGGGAGCGGTTTTAACTGCCGTTTCTACCACAGTGATAGGTTTTCTACCTGTGTTTGCAATGGAAGGGCCTGAGGGGAAATTGTTTAAACCCCTTGCATTTACAAAAACTTTTGCCTTAATTTCAGCGATAATTATTGCTTTGACAATTATTCCTCCAGTTGCTCACCTTATTTTAAAAGCAAAAGTTAAAAGAAAATCTTTTCAGAAAGTCATTAACGCATCCTGGATTGTATTGGGGATAATATCTTTCTTTTTATTTTCAAAATTTGCAGGTATTGCCCTTGTCTTCCTTGGTATCTACCACCTGACAAAGGATAAAATAGCACCAAAATACACTAAATACGGGCTATATGTTATAAACGGGATAGCGGCTATAATTGTAGCAACCTTTTTGGCTGAACACTGGTTGCCTTTAGGGGCATACAAAGGGTTTACCCTTAACTTTCTCTTTGTGGTTTTGATTATTGGCTCAATATTATTGTTTTTCCAGATTTTCCAGTTTTTTTATCCCTCAATTTTAAGATGGGCTTTAAACAACAGGAAGTTGTTTTTGCTTATACCGGTATTTATAATCCTTTTCGGTGCTTTGTCATGGTTAGGTTTTGAGAAAATATTTGGCTGGTTGCCGGTTTCTGTAAAAAGGCTTGCCCCTGTTTCATACTTTGCACATAAATTTCCCGGGTTAGGTAAAGAATTTATGCCTCCTTTAGACGAAGGCTCTTACCTCTATATGCCGACAACATCAACCCATGCATCAATAGGGGTTGTTAAAGAGGTTTTAAAAATTCAGGACAGCAATTTTAAAAAAATACCTGAAATTGAAACAGCGGTTGGAAAATTAGGAAGGGCAGAGACTCCTTTAGACCCTGCACCTATCTCAATGATTGAGACTGTAATAAATTACAAACCTGAATATATTACTGACAAAAACGGCAACAGGCTTTTATTTAAGTTTAATCCAGATGAAGTTGATTATTACAGAGACGAAAACGGAAATCCTGTGTTAGCCCCGGACGGCAAGCCATATAGGGTTCAGGGTAGATTTGAAAGGGATAAATACGGAAAACTTATTCCTGATAAAGACGGTTCTCCCTTCAAACTCTGGAGGCCTGAATTAGACCCTGAATTAAACCCGGGAAGGGAATATTGGAAGGGTATAACTTCCCCGGACAACATATGGAAAGAGATTGTGGAAGCAGGGACAATTCCCGGGCTTACTTCCGCACCTAAACTTCAGCCTATTGCCGCCAGAATTGTTATGTTGCAAAGCGGAATGAGAGCCCCCATGGGATTGAAAATCAAGGGGCCTGATTTGAAAACAATTGAGAAAGTAGGCCTTGAAATTGAGAAGTTTTTGAAAGAGGTGCCCTATATTGACCCAAATACCGTTGTTGCAGACAGAATGATAGGAAAGCCTTACCTTGAAATTAACATTGACAGGCAGGCTATTGCAAGGTATGGAATCCCTCTGGTAAAGGTTCAAAATGCCATAGAAACCGCAATAGGCGGGAAAACAGTAACAACTACAATTGAGGGTAGGGAAAGGTACAATGTCAGAGTGCAGTATTTCAGGGAATTGAGAAATGATATTGACAAAATAGGCAATGTTTTAATCTCTTCACCTACAGGTGCTCAGATCCCCCTTAAACAGCTTTCAAAAATCAACTATGTTAAAGGCCCTCAGGTTATTAAGAGTGAAGACACATTTTTAACAGGCTATGTTATTTTTGATAAAAGGGGGGATTATGCAGAGGTTGATGTTGTTGAGCAGGCTAAAAGGTATCTTAAAGAAAAAATAAAAACAGGTGAATTGGTAATCCCTGCTGGGGTAAGTTACAGTTTTGCAGGAAACTATCAAAATCAGATAAGGGCTGCTAAAAAGCTGGCTATAGTTTTACCACTTGCACTTTTTACCATATTTTTAATTCTCTACTTTCAGTTTAAAAGGGTATCAACAACTTTACTGGTTTTCTCTGGAATTTTAGTGGCATGGGCAGGGGGATTTATACTTATCTGGTTTTATGGCCAGCCATGGTTTATGGACTTTAACTTTTTAGGGGTTAATTTAAGGGATTTGTTTCAAATGCACCACATAAACTTAAGTGTTGCAATATGGGTGGGTTTCTTAGCCTTATTTGGTATTGCATCAGACGACGGAGTTATTATAGCCACTTACTTAGACCAGATTTTTGAGGTGAGAAAGCCTGAGACAGTTGAGGAGATAAGAAAGGCTACAATTGAGGCGGGGAAGAAAAGGGTTAGGCCTGCTTTAATGACTGTTGCAACAACGGTTATAGCATTAATTCCTGTGTTAACCTCAAAGGGAAGAGGCTCTGATATTATGATTCCCATGTCAATTCCCACATTTGGAGGGATGATTGTAGTTGTAATAACTATTTTTGTAGTGCCTGTTTTATACAGTTTAATAAAAGAGATTTCGTTGAAAAGAAGTGGTAAAATATAG
- a CDS encoding heavy metal translocating P-type ATPase: MNTYHNEKKGFIDPVCKMEVNENSQFSTEFNGKIYYFCSNHCYEKFIKSPEDFVKEKKDIHHHSGHEHKHHHVENGHQIDNHSHHTHGKEDDHACCDTGLDEVQKEAEKNISRVFEGKSIIYTCPMHPEVESDKPGNCPKCGMALEKKEITLDDDERNPEYEDMLKRFKVSVVLVIPLLILAMGDMLPGAPMSKLFSPKLKVMLEFVFATPIAVWAAWPFYEKAVLSLKGFNLNMFTLIGLGVAIAYIYSVVAAFLPGIFPPEFLSETGEAQVYFEAAGVIVTLILLGQVLELKARTQTGAAIKKLLGLAPKSARLIRENGDEIDISIEKIKVGDLLRVRPGEKIPVDGEVVEGESFVDESMITGKPLPVKKKKGDKVIGATVNKKGSLVVRAERVGSDTMLARIVKMVNEAQRSKAPIQKLADTVSGYFVPIVILVAVITFIVWFKFGPEPKFSYAIINAIAVLIIACPCALGLATPMSIMVATGKGATHGILFRNAEAIEKFEKVNILIVDKTGTLTEGEPKVTIVKPAEGFTENEVLFYAATLEKSSEHPLGAAVVNKALELGLSLKSPEKFQSITGKGIAGKVDGREVYVGNRKIAEEFNIDISGIKNEAEKLQQEAYTVIMVIVDSRPAGIIGIIDPIKETSLDAIKTLHKLGIKVVMATGDNKKTAEAVANKLGIDSVFAEVLPEDKVNLVKKFREEGDIVAMAGDGINDAPALTLADVGIAMGTGTDIAIESAEVTLVKGNLQGIVKAYQLSKATMRNIKQNLFFAFIYNSVGVPVAAGVLYPFFGILLSPIIAAAAMSFSSVSVIGNSLRLRNIKL, from the coding sequence ATGAATACCTACCATAATGAAAAAAAAGGTTTTATTGACCCTGTTTGCAAAATGGAAGTTAATGAAAATTCACAATTTAGCACAGAGTTTAACGGGAAAATTTATTATTTTTGCAGTAATCATTGCTATGAAAAGTTTATTAAATCTCCTGAAGATTTTGTTAAAGAGAAAAAGGATATTCATCATCACAGCGGACATGAGCATAAACACCACCATGTTGAAAATGGGCATCAAATTGACAACCATTCTCATCACACACACGGTAAAGAGGACGACCATGCATGTTGCGATACTGGATTAGATGAGGTTCAAAAAGAAGCGGAAAAGAATATTTCCAGAGTGTTTGAGGGAAAATCCATAATTTACACCTGTCCTATGCACCCTGAGGTTGAAAGCGACAAGCCAGGGAATTGCCCTAAGTGTGGAATGGCTTTGGAGAAAAAGGAAATTACCCTTGATGATGATGAAAGAAATCCTGAGTACGAGGATATGCTAAAAAGGTTTAAAGTAAGCGTTGTACTTGTTATCCCTTTGCTTATTCTGGCAATGGGCGACATGCTCCCCGGAGCGCCTATGTCAAAGTTGTTTTCGCCTAAGTTAAAGGTTATGCTTGAATTTGTTTTTGCAACCCCCATAGCAGTATGGGCTGCCTGGCCTTTCTATGAGAAGGCAGTTTTATCTTTAAAGGGGTTTAATCTTAATATGTTCACCCTTATAGGTTTGGGAGTTGCCATAGCATATATTTACAGTGTGGTTGCTGCATTTCTCCCGGGTATATTTCCCCCTGAGTTTTTAAGCGAAACTGGAGAGGCTCAGGTTTATTTTGAAGCGGCAGGGGTAATTGTAACCTTGATTTTGCTTGGTCAGGTGCTTGAATTGAAGGCAAGGACTCAGACTGGGGCGGCAATAAAGAAACTTTTGGGGCTTGCTCCTAAATCTGCAAGGCTTATAAGAGAGAACGGAGACGAAATTGATATCTCTATTGAGAAAATAAAGGTGGGGGATTTGCTCAGGGTAAGGCCTGGAGAAAAAATCCCTGTTGACGGAGAAGTGGTTGAAGGTGAAAGTTTTGTTGATGAATCAATGATTACAGGTAAGCCGCTTCCGGTTAAAAAGAAGAAGGGAGACAAGGTCATAGGCGCAACTGTTAATAAAAAAGGAAGCCTTGTTGTTAGAGCTGAAAGGGTAGGCTCGGATACAATGCTTGCAAGAATTGTAAAAATGGTCAACGAAGCCCAAAGGAGCAAAGCGCCTATTCAAAAACTTGCAGATACTGTTTCTGGTTACTTTGTGCCTATAGTTATTCTTGTTGCGGTTATCACCTTTATTGTTTGGTTTAAATTCGGTCCTGAGCCTAAATTTAGTTATGCAATTATAAATGCAATTGCTGTTTTAATTATTGCCTGCCCCTGTGCGTTAGGGCTTGCAACTCCAATGTCAATAATGGTGGCCACAGGGAAGGGTGCTACTCACGGCATACTTTTTAGAAATGCGGAAGCTATTGAAAAGTTTGAAAAGGTTAATATCTTAATTGTTGACAAAACAGGCACATTAACTGAGGGAGAACCTAAGGTTACAATTGTAAAGCCAGCAGAAGGGTTTACAGAAAATGAGGTTTTATTCTACGCTGCAACTTTGGAAAAAAGTAGTGAACATCCGTTAGGAGCAGCAGTTGTTAACAAGGCTCTTGAGTTAGGATTGTCTCTAAAATCTCCTGAGAAGTTTCAGTCTATAACCGGAAAGGGAATTGCAGGCAAAGTTGACGGTAGAGAGGTCTATGTTGGAAACAGAAAAATTGCTGAAGAGTTTAACATTGATATTTCAGGGATAAAAAATGAGGCAGAAAAACTTCAGCAAGAAGCCTATACCGTAATTATGGTAATTGTTGATTCAAGACCAGCGGGAATTATAGGAATTATTGACCCTATTAAAGAGACATCTCTTGACGCTATTAAAACCCTGCACAAATTAGGTATTAAGGTTGTAATGGCTACGGGAGACAATAAGAAAACCGCTGAGGCTGTTGCAAACAAGTTAGGTATAGACAGTGTTTTTGCAGAAGTGTTGCCTGAAGACAAGGTGAATCTTGTTAAAAAGTTTAGAGAAGAAGGCGATATTGTGGCAATGGCTGGTGACGGAATAAACGATGCCCCTGCTTTAACCCTTGCAGATGTAGGAATTGCTATGGGAACAGGAACCGATATTGCAATTGAAAGTGCCGAAGTGACCCTTGTTAAGGGCAATTTGCAGGGTATTGTAAAGGCTTATCAATTAAGTAAAGCTACAATGAGAAACATCAAACAAAACCTTTTCTTTGCTTTTATATACAACTCTGTTGGTGTGCCGGTTGCAGCGGGGGTGCTTTATCCTTTTTTCGGCATACTATTAAGCCCAATAATAGCAGCTGCTGCTATGAGTTTTAGTTCAGTATCTGTAATTGGCAATTCATTAAGGTTACGAAATATAAAATTATAA
- a CDS encoding SHOCT domain-containing protein, giving the protein MWNYHYMGYGGFMMWLGFIFIIVVLYIVLKNSGALAGVSNSNKNKTPMDILKERYAKGEITEEEFERMKKNL; this is encoded by the coding sequence ATGTGGAATTATCATTATATGGGATATGGAGGATTTATGATGTGGTTAGGATTTATTTTTATAATTGTTGTTTTGTATATTGTTTTAAAAAACTCTGGTGCATTAGCGGGGGTTTCAAACTCTAACAAAAATAAAACACCAATGGATATACTTAAAGAAAGGTATGCTAAAGGAGAGATTACTGAGGAAGAGTTTGAAAGAATGAAGAAGAATCTTTAA
- a CDS encoding DUF302 domain-containing protein — protein MLTIILTALITIFLVSVFFIVFTRKNAITTVKSKYGFEETCKRLENTINKAEGWGLPIDTWDFYQFQKNKNLNFESIKNCKIYFVCNPKNANMLVSNNPELSGLIPCSWTIYEDKNGNVYVSKINISLMSKIFSGIPGKIMKNVAIKSKEFLKEITQ, from the coding sequence ATGTTAACTATTATATTAACCGCTTTAATTACCATTTTTCTTGTAAGTGTGTTTTTTATTGTTTTCACCAGAAAGAATGCAATTACAACCGTAAAAAGCAAATACGGGTTTGAAGAAACCTGCAAAAGGCTGGAAAACACAATAAACAAAGCGGAAGGCTGGGGATTACCCATAGATACTTGGGATTTTTATCAATTTCAAAAAAATAAAAATCTTAACTTTGAATCTATTAAAAACTGTAAAATCTATTTTGTGTGTAATCCTAAAAATGCCAATATGCTTGTAAGCAATAATCCTGAACTATCCGGGCTTATCCCCTGCTCATGGACTATTTACGAAGACAAAAATGGCAATGTGTATGTGTCAAAAATCAATATCTCTTTAATGTCAAAGATTTTTTCCGGTATTCCCGGGAAAATAATGAAAAATGTAGCAATAAAAAGCAAAGAATTTTTAAAAGAGATAACGCAGTGA
- a CDS encoding YHS domain-containing protein: MKKLLILTVVLGLIFGITSFAKSDKKLKPQTKCPICKMDINKNLYVDYKGKRIYFGCEGCPAEFMKNPDKYIKQMEEEGIELEKTPANAQKNETYMMNGCWMHTSANNQNSKVKNNKQMYMMDHCRNYMKNWDKKTMMEMHKKMMKMHNFDMSKCTCTAEMMKNGEMCNYCKSMMDKWMSTNQNNQNANSNKVKR, translated from the coding sequence ATGAAAAAATTATTAATCTTAACAGTTGTTTTAGGGCTTATATTCGGTATTACCTCATTCGCAAAAAGCGATAAGAAATTAAAACCTCAAACAAAGTGTCCAATCTGCAAAATGGACATTAACAAAAACCTATATGTGGATTACAAGGGTAAAAGGATTTATTTCGGATGCGAAGGTTGCCCTGCTGAATTTATGAAAAACCCGGACAAGTATATTAAACAGATGGAAGAAGAAGGGATTGAACTTGAAAAGACACCGGCAAATGCACAGAAGAATGAAACTTATATGATGAATGGTTGCTGGATGCACACCAGTGCCAACAATCAGAATAGTAAGGTGAAAAACAATAAACAAATGTATATGATGGACCACTGCAGGAATTATATGAAAAATTGGGACAAAAAAACAATGATGGAAATGCACAAAAAAATGATGAAAATGCACAACTTTGATATGTCCAAATGCACCTGCACTGCTGAAATGATGAAAAATGGTGAGATGTGCAATTATTGTAAATCAATGATGGACAAATGGATGTCAACAAACCAGAATAACCAGAACGCTAATTCTAACAAAGTAAAGAGATAA